Below is a window of Impatiens glandulifera chromosome 2, dImpGla2.1, whole genome shotgun sequence DNA.
aCTAGTATTCGGAACATAATCGAAGTGAGATGAGGGTGAAATCGGGAGTGGAACACAAATATCATCAACGTTCTATCCTCGATCAACTATTAGTAAAATCCCCGAGAAAAACCATCCTTAATAGACCATTTATATACATACTTAAACccacttttatatatatgaatgaaaaaagTAAACTTCTAAGTAAAAGCACTAAAGTTGATGacaaaattaagattttataccaaatttaCAATAATTGTCTTAATTTGTACACTCTCATATTTCCTTCTTATTTAtgctaaataattaagtttgattatattttaataactgATTTATAAGGAGAACATAGTAAAGAATGAATTGTGGTTCAATTTTCCAAAGAAAAAGGCACGGTGATATTTACCTCCTTAAATTTAAACCGTTCAAACCAAAGTCTCTTTCTTACCtccttaaatttaatatttaatttttttttgtgtgttgaCAGACTTTTGGTAAGAATATCATAAAATTGGGTAGtgttaatatttcaattatttaaataattcaaataggGTTACAATTCAAATAGGGTTACTTGAATGATGTAATTGTTGCAAAAACATATGAAAAGATTGTGAGTTATTAaagaattattcaaataactcagtTTAGTAACCGGATCACTAGTAGTAAAAACAAAACCGAACCGAATGAATCAACAAAACCAATCATCAAACTAGTAAAACCAAAAATCTTAAACCGACATCATCAGTTTTGTCATGCACTTTGATATACAAACCAACCGTACTGCTTACCCTCCTAAATTCTGGCTAATCGAAGTTCAAAAACCCTGTTAATACGATCCTCAAACAGTGTCTATTGGCTACAACAATCCAGTTACTATACCCTATCAATCAAAGTACCAAAATTAACCTATGTTTACAacttcaaatattaaatacactaatattttaataatccaACCCAAACAATCTCAGCAGTCCACTCATGTATCAAACAACATTTTCTCCcaaaaattagattatttgaaaaaatatataaacattaaacaAGCCCTAGGTCTTCCACATAAACAAGCATTAAGACATGTCCAGCCAAGGACACTAATAAGAATATATGTACCAAAAAAGCAAGCACTAACCAAGAAGAGACATATACCATTTGGAAACTGCAATCATTTCATTCAGGAAATGTATTCAAAAGGGTACATATAGAAATCCCTTAACAACTTCACATAAGGTAAATAAATAACAACAAGCCAGAAGATTCAATTCATAAAACACATTGACATGAAATTAAAAGGTACAAACAAAATACTTCACCTACATAACACAAGCGTACAAACGCCCTTACCTTGGATATGAGGCATATTCTGAAGCGTAACCAAGAAAATTCTGATTCATCGCATCTGAAAATCAAGTCGCCGACAAACTTCCATGAACTGCTTTATCGGTTACAGTTTCTCCTAATAACATCATTAGCTTCACAACATAAAATTCCATTCAGGGCATCATATTGGTTACAGTTTCTCCTCACTCACTGCAGCAGCAACCCGACACTCCAATACCAACCAAGGGCCAATACTTCAtcaacaaacaacaacaacaataggAATATGTATGGAAAAAAACTTTTTTCCCTACGATTTCCCATTCTATAGTATAACAATTGGGCGATAATGTTTAACATTATCATACTCCAGTCAACTTCAATGTTGAAGAAATCATTATCCATCAATTTAATGATTCTCCTCAACTACCCATTGGAGAAATCATTTCAACAGATCAAAAGATTCTTCAAAGTTCAGccatatatttagaaatatagcTGAGAGCTATTCCAACCAACATCCGtcctttttttgtttttttcttcttattttgcATTTAATCTTAGCTGAGATCTTCTCAGTCAACTCCAGGTGTCTACTAAAGGTAGAAACATTATTTATGGAGAAGAAAGGGCCTCAGATACGCTAATCCTACTACTTAATGACTAAATTTCCACATCCAAACCGCCGTGTACCAACTTACTTCCCTGGTTATTATAagtagtaattaaaattaagctTGTGCACCTTCTTTGTCAGGTGCTTTCTGACTATTCTCCTCAAGTTGAATGTTAACAGGCTGCCATCCAGATGGATTATGCGTGATCCACTTCTTTCCATGGACCATTATATGTACAATGTGAAGTATCTCACCAAGAACAAGATCTTTCACGCACAACCTTTTGATTATAGTAGCAGCTTCATACCTTGTgtaattagaagaaaaaaaatattattactgaaaagaaaaattcaaatgaaTGGATGGATGGGAGTGGGGCACCACTTACTTGCATTCAGAAGCCATTATTGCTGATCTTCCATCAGAGGATAACAGAAATTTCCTGACCATGTTCCAGGTTGATTTTGGATACTTCTTGACTACCCATATATTCACACAGTCCCATAATTTATCATTCTTACCAACATACAATTGCAAAGCACCTAAACTCTGCTTTACAACAAACTGCAGATCGAAAGCACTCTCTATGGCTTTCTTAACATCAGTATTTCGGTGTCTAGAATCTCCATAGCGGATACAATCAGCTAGGTTTGATTCAGTTGGCATAATCTTTTCGGTCTTTAGCGTGTTCAAAGCAAGCAAGATAACACCAATTTGTCCCATGACATATTCAGAAGGTTTTGCGGATTCAAAAGTGCCCCAGACAATATTGCCATCAGTTGATGCAGAAGGTGATGGTCGTTGTTCTGGACCATTCTGATGGATGTTCTTTTTTGGTGAATCGTGTTTAAAAGATGTGTCATGCATAACAGGTCTATTTTGAGGGTAAGGTACATTTGCATGACTTGAACTCTGGTTAAAATTGTTGTGTAGTGGCTTTGATTCACTATGTGATTGGAAATTAGGTCTTCTAGGACTTCCAGGAATATTTAGTCTGCCAACTTCAGGCATACTTATTTGAGGCCCATGAGTAAAGTTTGGCACGAAAGGTCTGGCATTCGTGAAAGGATCGGGGTGCGAGGAGTAGCTTAGTGGTGTATTGATGTTATTTGGCCCCACGTTGCGATGAAAATGATTCTGGAGTGGGGTttgattattgttgttgttgatcGATGGAAGGTCAGAATTTCCTGACGTGAAATTCTGAGTGGGATGTACTTTCGGGTGAATAAAGTCCTTAGGATTTTTGGACTGCTTCTTAATATTGGTTTTAGAATCTTGGACCCTTACTGGAGTACCTTTTTGGCCTCCTGAATTCTTCCAACTCTGCTTCCCATTCTGTTTGATATTGGATGTTTTACCATCATTTGGCAAACTATCCGTACCCGATTGGGAGCCATTACTCACCTTCCCCTTCTGTTTGGTATCAAATGGTCTTCCATGATTTGACAAATTATCAGTACTCGCTTGGGAGCCATTATTCAACTTACTCTGCATCCCTTTCTGTTTGGTATCGAATGTCCCTCCATCATTTGACATACTATCTGAACTCGATTGGGATCCATCAATCTGCTTCCCTTTCTGTTTAGTATCAAATGTTTTTCCATCATTAGACAAACAATCAGGTACACTTGATTGGGAGCCATTATTCATCATACTCTGATTCCCTTTCTGTTTAATTTCCGACGTTCTtccattatttgaaaaactatcCATACTAGGTTTGGATCCATCAAACGTAGAATCTGAAGGATAATTTTTTGGTGTATCCGTAACAGAGGAGGAGTTTGATTGAGCCTTGACTATCTGATTTGCTTCATCCTTTGATAGAGGCGGGCCGCCATCACAAAGAGTTGTCCACAGCCACACACTTCTCGCAGCAGCAACGAGCGGGGCTGATGCATTCTTCGGTTGTGCGAGGATAATGTTGTATCTCCTCATTCGCAACTGATGCAGTGCATTGGAGAAGTCACGATCACCagaaattaacaaataattagcAGGAGCAGGATTATCCACAGCCCATAATAACATATCCACCAAAATCTTCTTGTCACTAGCATCTTTGGCACCTGCAATAATCACATACACATCCATTCATTACTATAACAAACAACAAAAGAAATGTTCAATTTTGACTTATTCCC
It encodes the following:
- the LOC124926418 gene encoding meiosis regulator and mRNA stability factor 1-like, with the translated sequence MGSIDGWISPSQAAQFAEPQYENAKISVWWDIENCEVPKKSDPHCIAQNVSSALVKMKYCGPVSTISSYGDTTRLPSSVQQALNSTGISLNHVPAGAKDASDKKILVDMLLWAVDNPAPANYLLISGDRDFSNALHQLRMRRYNIILAQPKNASAPLVAAARSVWLWTTLCDGGPPLSKDEANQIVKAQSNSSSVTDTPKNYPSDSTFDGSKPSMDSFSNNGRTSEIKQKGNQSMMNNGSQSSVPDCLSNDGKTFDTKQKGKQIDGSQSSSDSMSNDGGTFDTKQKGMQSKLNNGSQASTDNLSNHGRPFDTKQKGKVSNGSQSGTDSLPNDGKTSNIKQNGKQSWKNSGGQKGTPVRVQDSKTNIKKQSKNPKDFIHPKVHPTQNFTSGNSDLPSINNNNNQTPLQNHFHRNVGPNNINTPLSYSSHPDPFTNARPFVPNFTHGPQISMPEVGRLNIPGSPRRPNFQSHSESKPLHNNFNQSSSHANVPYPQNRPVMHDTSFKHDSPKKNIHQNGPEQRPSPSASTDGNIVWGTFESAKPSEYVMGQIGVILLALNTLKTEKIMPTESNLADCIRYGDSRHRNTDVKKAIESAFDLQFVVKQSLGALQLYVGKNDKLWDCVNIWVVKKYPKSTWNMVRKFLLSSDGRSAIMASECKYEAATIIKRLCVKDLVLGEILHIVHIMVHGKKWITHNPSGWQPVNIQLEENSQKAPDKEGAQA